A portion of the Acidobacteriaceae bacterium genome contains these proteins:
- a CDS encoding PIG-L family deacetylase, whose product MALRLLCVCAHPDDECFAFGGALALAADRGAETSVICLTDGQAATYRGSASSSKELGAMRRAEFEASCKVLGVKNAELLDYQDARLEFESLSSLGEVLVKRIRALRPHVIITFGGEGALNTHADHTTVSAATTAAFHWAGHPKRYPEAGDLFQPQRLYYLSGNFVLPERHAPLLAPWTCTLDVRNVFERKQEAFRQHVSQAPVMHATADVFAKHGGEERYTLAAATVPQPARPSTDLFEGVADV is encoded by the coding sequence ATGGCACTTCGGCTACTCTGCGTCTGCGCACATCCTGATGACGAATGTTTTGCTTTCGGCGGAGCTTTGGCTCTGGCCGCTGACCGCGGCGCTGAAACCTCGGTGATCTGCCTGACGGATGGTCAGGCGGCGACGTACCGTGGCAGCGCGAGCTCCAGCAAAGAGCTGGGCGCGATGCGCCGCGCAGAGTTTGAAGCGTCCTGCAAGGTGCTTGGTGTGAAGAACGCGGAGCTGCTGGATTATCAGGACGCCCGGCTGGAGTTCGAGTCGCTCTCGTCACTCGGCGAAGTGCTCGTCAAGCGTATCCGCGCACTCCGTCCGCACGTCATCATCACCTTCGGCGGCGAGGGCGCGCTGAACACGCACGCTGACCATACGACGGTCTCTGCCGCAACGACAGCGGCGTTCCACTGGGCAGGGCACCCGAAGCGCTACCCCGAAGCTGGCGACCTCTTCCAGCCGCAGCGGTTGTATTACCTGAGTGGCAACTTTGTGCTGCCCGAGCGCCACGCTCCCCTGCTGGCTCCGTGGACCTGCACGCTGGATGTTCGCAACGTCTTCGAGCGTAAGCAGGAGGCGTTCCGCCAACATGTTTCACAGGCTCCGGTGATGCACGCAACGGCGGATGTCTTTGCCAAGCACGGCGGGGAAGAACGCTACACGCTGGCCGCAGCAACCGTGCCGCAGCCAGCGCGTCCATCCACTGACTTATTTGAAGGCGTAGCGGACGTCTAG
- a CDS encoding ribonuclease HII: MGSLFRIPQPTGVTKATAKQKMLKQLVCSSAPEEALRYHGYKVIAGVDEVGRGALYGPVVAAAAILPEGSEDLQRMGLTDSKQLDEAQREALDKEIRAKAIAFAIAEVDAETIDRINIYQASRLAMLRAVQQLAVAPDHIILDAMLIDHPCAQTKLYYGDALCLSIAAASVVAKVHRDALMREADLIYPQYGLAAHKGYGTRVHGDALRKYGPTPLHRQSFAPVAALNREAALADRIDSADLLFGDEPA; the protein is encoded by the coding sequence ATGGGCTCACTTTTCCGTATTCCGCAGCCGACCGGCGTGACCAAAGCGACGGCCAAACAGAAGATGCTCAAGCAGCTTGTGTGCTCCAGCGCGCCGGAAGAGGCGCTGCGCTACCACGGCTACAAAGTCATTGCGGGCGTGGATGAGGTGGGGCGGGGAGCGCTCTATGGGCCGGTTGTGGCGGCGGCCGCGATTCTGCCCGAGGGCAGCGAAGATCTGCAGCGCATGGGGCTGACGGACTCCAAACAGTTGGACGAAGCGCAACGCGAGGCGCTCGACAAAGAGATTCGTGCAAAGGCGATTGCGTTTGCGATCGCCGAGGTCGATGCGGAGACGATCGACCGCATCAACATCTATCAGGCATCGCGACTGGCGATGCTTAGAGCCGTGCAGCAGCTTGCCGTCGCGCCGGACCACATCATTCTGGACGCGATGCTGATCGACCACCCATGCGCCCAGACGAAGCTCTACTACGGCGATGCGTTGTGCCTGTCGATTGCGGCGGCTTCTGTTGTAGCCAAGGTGCATCGCGATGCGCTGATGCGGGAGGCGGACCTGATCTATCCGCAGTACGGGCTGGCCGCGCACAAGGGCTATGGCACGCGGGTGCACGGCGATGCCCTGCGAAAGTATGGGCCGACGCCGCTGCATCGGCAGAGCTTTGCTCCCGTGGCGGCGCTGAATCGCGAAGCCGCGCTCGCCGACAGGATCGACTCTGCCGATCTTCTCTTCGGCGACGAACCGGCGTAG